In the Butyrivibrio fibrisolvens genome, one interval contains:
- a CDS encoding carbohydrate ABC transporter permease, with product MGYFKKIDGHIKLTLVGKEALAGLLFIIPFLVGFFGSFLPFIVESVKFSLSNMEVTSSGYALTPALKNGFEHYIRLLTIDPEFNQMLLRSIGDMVLKVPLVIIFSFFSANLLNQEFKGRAIARSIFFFPVILTSGVILGLENSDLLVRTLSETGQSAEDTQAMLNVSYLLINYTDLPVNIINYLTSAIDGIYDIIIASGVQILIFLAALQSISPSLYEASSIEGATAWESFWKITFPMISPIILVNSVYTIIDTFTNETNEVMSKIKSTIFSDVKYGLGSAMAWIYFICISVILLVVGLYISRKVFYYDER from the coding sequence ATGGGATATTTCAAGAAAATAGATGGGCATATAAAGCTCACCCTTGTAGGAAAAGAAGCTTTAGCTGGACTACTTTTTATAATACCTTTCCTTGTTGGCTTTTTTGGAAGCTTCCTTCCTTTTATCGTTGAATCTGTCAAATTCAGTCTCAGCAACATGGAAGTAACAAGCAGCGGCTACGCTCTGACTCCTGCTCTCAAGAACGGTTTTGAGCATTATATAAGGCTTCTTACTATAGACCCTGAGTTTAATCAGATGCTCCTTAGGTCAATAGGGGACATGGTCTTAAAAGTACCGCTTGTTATTATATTCAGTTTCTTTTCCGCTAATCTTCTTAATCAGGAGTTCAAGGGAAGAGCAATTGCAAGAAGCATCTTTTTCTTCCCGGTAATACTTACATCGGGAGTTATCCTGGGACTTGAAAACTCAGATCTACTTGTAAGGACCTTAAGTGAGACAGGCCAGAGCGCAGAAGATACCCAGGCAATGCTAAATGTATCGTATCTTCTCATAAATTACACAGATCTTCCGGTCAACATAATCAATTACCTGACATCAGCAATTGACGGGATATACGACATTATCATAGCTTCAGGCGTTCAGATACTTATTTTCCTTGCAGCTCTTCAGTCAATATCACCGTCCTTGTATGAGGCGTCAAGCATTGAAGGAGCTACAGCCTGGGAGAGCTTCTGGAAGATTACTTTCCCTATGATAAGCCCTATTATCCTGGTCAACAGTGTCTACACAATAATTGATACATTCACCAACGAGACCAACGAAGTTATGAGCAAGATTAAAAGTACTATCTTCTCAGATGTTAAGTACGGCCTTGGAAGCGCAATGGCATGGATATATTTTATATGCATTTCAGTAATACTGCTGGTTGTAGGCTTGTATATTTCAAGAAAGGTATTCTACTACGATGAGAGATGA